One Rhizobiales bacterium GAS188 DNA window includes the following coding sequences:
- a CDS encoding peptide/nickel transport system ATP-binding protein yields MSTALLELANVSKTYRRGGLFSVRRFRAVEDVSFRIEAERASIFAIIGESGSGKTTIARMILNITQPTSGSVRFRRRDLATIRGSGQRLDFMREVQPIFQNPFEAFNPLKRLDHYLFSTTRRLAAVADRPSIEKRADEALRSVGLSLAEVRGRFPHELSGGQLQRAAIARALLSKPSLIVADEPVSMVDASLRMSIVKVFKQLRDDLGISIIYITHDLATAYSISDQLIVMQRGRIVESGEARAVLANPQHPYSQKLKAAVLMPLTADDDMSRSRTNPEPA; encoded by the coding sequence GTGAGCACGGCCCTCCTCGAACTTGCGAATGTCTCGAAGACCTATCGGCGCGGCGGGCTATTCTCCGTGCGGCGCTTCCGCGCGGTCGAGGATGTCAGCTTCCGCATCGAGGCCGAGCGCGCCTCGATCTTCGCGATCATCGGTGAATCGGGCTCAGGCAAGACGACCATCGCCCGCATGATTTTGAACATCACCCAGCCGACGAGCGGCTCCGTGAGGTTCCGCCGTCGCGATCTCGCGACGATCCGCGGGAGCGGCCAGCGGCTCGACTTCATGCGCGAGGTCCAGCCGATCTTCCAGAATCCTTTCGAGGCCTTCAACCCGTTGAAGCGGCTCGACCATTACCTCTTCTCGACGACGCGCCGGCTCGCGGCCGTCGCCGACCGACCCAGCATCGAGAAGCGCGCCGACGAGGCGTTGCGTTCGGTCGGCTTGTCGCTCGCCGAGGTGAGAGGGCGCTTCCCGCACGAGCTCTCGGGCGGCCAGTTGCAGCGGGCCGCGATCGCTCGCGCCTTGCTGTCGAAGCCGTCGCTGATCGTCGCGGACGAGCCGGTCTCAATGGTCGACGCGTCGCTGCGCATGTCGATCGTCAAGGTCTTCAAGCAGCTGCGCGATGATCTCGGCATCTCGATCATCTACATCACGCACGACCTGGCGACCGCCTACTCCATCAGCGACCAGCTCATCGTCATGCAGCGCGGCAGGATCGTCGAAAGCGGCGAAGCACGCGCCGTGCTCGCCAACCCGCAACACCCCTATTCGCAGAAGCTCAAGGCCGCGGTTCTGATGCCGCTTACGGCCGACGATGACATGTCCCGTTCCCGAACCAATCCGGAGCCAGCCTGA
- a CDS encoding alpha-N-arabinofuranosidase — MRKAKVLLDRNFAIGHTDPRLFGAFVEHLGRCVYGGIYEPGHPTADRNGFRRDVLDLVKELGPTIMRYPGGNFVSGYNWEDGVGPVKDRPRRLDYAWFSTEPNSFGTNEFIDWCRAAKVEPMLAVNLGTRGPQDAGYFVEYCNHPGGTALSDLRRKHGWEKPHGVKFWCLGNEMDGPWQTGAKTAEEYGRIAVEAAKVMRWADKSIELAACGSSGRTMPSFGFWEDTVLQHSFDEVEWISLHTYLNNWKDDPPSFLASPDLMDAFIEEVVAIADAVAAKRRSSKRIMLSFDEWNVWYRTRRPRENRIKPGWPVAPPILEEIYNTEDALAFGGACISLLNHADRVRCGCLAQLVNVIAPIMTETGGPAWRQTIFYPFAQMSRYGRGDVLRTKIDCETYSTAIYDPRGTVEQFYPVAAAPYLKLAAVANDNGGLSLFALNRDLEGELDVTVDARGFGKLALGEAQVLHDSDLKAVNTKDKPERVRPAKLRRLKIDGGLVRMKLPPASWSVVDLVAAT, encoded by the coding sequence ATGAGGAAAGCCAAAGTCCTGCTCGATCGCAACTTCGCGATCGGGCACACCGATCCACGCTTGTTCGGCGCCTTCGTCGAGCATCTCGGGCGTTGCGTCTATGGCGGCATCTACGAGCCCGGTCATCCGACGGCCGATCGCAACGGCTTTCGTCGCGATGTGCTCGATCTCGTGAAGGAGCTCGGTCCCACCATCATGCGCTACCCCGGCGGCAATTTCGTCTCGGGCTATAATTGGGAGGACGGTGTCGGCCCTGTGAAGGACAGGCCGAGGCGGCTCGATTATGCCTGGTTCTCGACGGAACCGAACAGCTTCGGCACCAACGAGTTCATCGACTGGTGCCGGGCCGCCAAGGTCGAGCCCATGCTCGCCGTCAATCTCGGGACACGAGGCCCGCAGGATGCTGGTTATTTCGTCGAATATTGCAACCATCCTGGCGGTACGGCGCTGTCCGATCTGCGCCGCAAGCATGGTTGGGAGAAGCCGCACGGCGTGAAATTCTGGTGCCTCGGCAACGAGATGGATGGGCCTTGGCAGACCGGCGCGAAGACCGCCGAGGAATATGGCCGTATTGCCGTCGAGGCCGCGAAAGTGATGCGCTGGGCCGACAAGTCGATCGAGCTCGCGGCCTGCGGCTCCTCCGGCCGCACCATGCCGAGCTTCGGTTTCTGGGAGGATACGGTGCTGCAGCACTCATTCGACGAGGTCGAATGGATCTCGCTCCACACCTATCTCAACAACTGGAAGGACGATCCACCGTCCTTCCTGGCGAGCCCTGACCTCATGGACGCCTTCATCGAAGAGGTGGTGGCGATCGCCGACGCCGTCGCGGCCAAGCGCCGGTCCTCGAAGCGCATCATGCTGAGCTTCGACGAATGGAATGTCTGGTATCGCACCCGACGCCCGCGCGAGAACCGCATCAAGCCCGGCTGGCCCGTCGCGCCGCCGATCCTCGAGGAGATCTACAACACGGAGGACGCTCTCGCCTTCGGAGGCGCCTGCATCTCGCTCCTCAACCACGCCGACCGGGTGCGATGCGGCTGCCTCGCGCAGCTCGTGAACGTGATCGCTCCGATCATGACCGAGACGGGCGGCCCTGCCTGGCGCCAGACCATCTTCTATCCGTTCGCCCAGATGAGCCGCTATGGGCGCGGCGACGTGCTTCGAACCAAGATCGACTGCGAGACCTATTCCACGGCGATCTATGATCCGCGCGGAACGGTGGAGCAGTTCTATCCTGTCGCGGCGGCGCCCTATCTCAAGCTCGCGGCAGTGGCGAATGACAACGGCGGCCTGTCGCTTTTCGCGCTCAACCGCGATCTCGAAGGAGAACTGGACGTCACGGTCGATGCGCGCGGCTTCGGCAAGCTCGCTCTGGGCGAGGCGCAAGTGCTCCATGACAGCGACTTGAAGGCCGTCAACACCAAGGACAAGCCCGAGCGGGTGAGGCCAGCGAAGCTGCGCCGCCTCAAGATCGATGGCGGGCTGGTGAGGATGAAGCTGCCACCTGCCTCATGGAGCGTCGTCGATTTGGTCGCCGCGACTTGA